The sequence TCGGAAACCTTCTCATAATAGATCCGTTCGTGGGCCGCGTGCTGATCGATCAAGTAAAAACCGTCCTCCGCCTGGGCCACGATATAGGTGCCGTGCACCTGGGCCAGAGGCTCCAGGTCGGGAAACCGCTCCTCCTCCGGGGCAGGAGAAGCGGGCTCTTCCGCCACTTCCTTCCCGGTTTGGGGGCGGACAATCTCTTCCGGCCGATCCGGCGCCTTTTCCGTGAAAAGGGAAGCGGGTGTCTCCTCCCGCACCCGGTCAACGGCGGATACCTGCGGCTTCATCTCCCTTTTCGCCGGCGAAGGCGGCTTCGATCCACGACGGCCTGCGCTCCAGTCAAACTGCTGCTGGACCGGCCGCTCCTTTTTCACTTCCCGGGCTTCCACCCGGGGAGCCAGCGAGCGGGTGCGAAAAACCTTTTTGATTTCCTCCTCGATAAAGGCGGTCAGCTCCTTTTCCTTGCTGAGGCGGACCTCCATCTTGGCGGGATGGACGTTGACATCCACCAGCTTGGGATCCAGCTCGATCGACAGCACCGCCACCGGGTATCTGGATACCGGGAGAAGCGTCTCGTATCCCCGGAGCACCGCGTGGATCAGCGGCAAACTTCGGATGTAGCGGCCGTTGATGATCGTGGAAAGATAGGAGCGGCTCGAGCGGGTCAGCTCGGGACGACCGACCAATCCGGTGAGGAGAAAATCGGCATTCTCCGCTCTCAAGGGAACCATCTTTGCGGCCGCCTTTCCGCCGTACAGCGCATGGACCACGTGGAGCAGCTTTCCGTCTCCGAGCGTTCGGATCAACTCCCGTCCGTCGTGGCGGAGGGTAAAGCGGATCTCCGGGTGGGCCAAAGCGAGCCTCCCCACGATGTCCGCCACATGGCTAACTTCAGTGTTGACGGTTTTCAGGTGTTTCAAACGGGCGGGCGTATTGAAAAACAGGTCGCGCACCACCACTTCCGTCCCGGGGGGATGAGCCGCCTCACCGACCGATCGCACCTCCCCTCCTTCCAGCTCGATCCGGGTCGCCGCGGCCGCTCCCCTTTCCGCCGTGGTCAGGGTCATCCGGGACACGGAGGCGATGCTGGGCAGGGCTTCTCCGCGGAATCCCAGCG comes from Planifilum fulgidum and encodes:
- the mutL gene encoding DNA mismatch repair endonuclease MutL; the protein is MGRIRILEDRLVNQIAAGEVVERPASVVKELIENAIDAGADRILVEIEEGGIRSIRVVDNGCGMDREDAQLAFSRHATSKILRERDLFAIHTLGFRGEALPSIASVSRMTLTTAERGAAAATRIELEGGEVRSVGEAAHPPGTEVVVRDLFFNTPARLKHLKTVNTEVSHVADIVGRLALAHPEIRFTLRHDGRELIRTLGDGKLLHVVHALYGGKAAAKMVPLRAENADFLLTGLVGRPELTRSSRSYLSTIINGRYIRSLPLIHAVLRGYETLLPVSRYPVAVLSIELDPKLVDVNVHPAKMEVRLSKEKELTAFIEEEIKKVFRTRSLAPRVEAREVKKERPVQQQFDWSAGRRGSKPPSPAKREMKPQVSAVDRVREETPASLFTEKAPDRPEEIVRPQTGKEVAEEPASPAPEEERFPDLEPLAQVHGTYIVAQAEDGFYLIDQHAAHERIYYEKVSEEMRREEPTGQPLLMPIPMECSPGDAERVSARLSLFREMGWELEPFGGNTFLIRSHPRWVPPGQEEEILRELIDWLKREGAVRPERIRDAGAKLIACKAAIKANRRLSGEEMSRLLTDLARCDNPFTCPHGRPVMIHFSTRELEKLFKRVM